From the genome of Rhinoderma darwinii isolate aRhiDar2 chromosome 1, aRhiDar2.hap1, whole genome shotgun sequence:
CTGGTAGGGTGTTCGGGACTAAGGGACCTAAATGGGGCTGCAAACCTTGCGGTGACTGCATCAGTTGTCCTAATATCGAACGAATAGGAAATTTCACGGACTCTAGTGGTAAACAAGATTTCaaaatctgttggcccatatCTTGTGGTACTAAGGGTGTCATATACTATGCTCTCTGCCCCTGTCCGAAAATATATGTAGGTATGACTACCCGTGAGCTTCGGTTGAGGGTAAGGGAACACGTACGGGATATCGAGAATGCGAAAACGGCTGATAATATCGAGCAGCTCAAGACAATCCCTAGGCATTTCCGATCACACCATGCCTGTAACTCCAAGATGCTTAAAATCAGGGGCATTGACCATATTAATCTTGGGATGCGTGGGGGTGATCTCAAAAAATGTTTATTGCAACGTGAGTGCAAATGGATATGGAGACTCCAAACTATGTACCCCgcaggtctcaatgagaccgcTGGATATTCATCGtttctctgactgtcagcagCTTTTAATGGTGTTGGAGTTCATCTTTTTATATAGGATCCTATGTGTTTATATGATTTTAACATTTCTTTATTCATTTACAGAttagatctttgatgtgattctcTTCCTTTTATTACTTGGATTCCTTGTTTTCCACTCCTTGGGATGCCAGCATATTTCTCCATCGACTTCGTTTACTCATGATGC
Proteins encoded in this window:
- the LOC142747908 gene encoding uncharacterized protein LOC142747908 → MPRTHQTDLYRKETSTNSLLHATSSHPRHTIDAIPVGQFLRVKKICSTNEDLKFRFKELGDRFTQRGYSQRSIRKARDRASKTNRQQLLQVTQRSGTEPKVRFVTTFNSRWTEMRSVLYKFWPILLSDPTLSKVLPPYPAMAPRRAPNLRDAMVRSYLSPIQPGRVFGTKGPKWGCKPCGDCISCPNIERIGNFTDSSGKQDFKICWPISCGTKGVIYYALCPCPKIYVGMTTRELRLRVREHVRDIENAKTADNIEQLKTIPRHFRSHHACNSKMLKIRGIDHINLGMRGGDLKKCLLQRECKWIWRLQTMYPAGLNETAGYSSFL